Within Planctomycetota bacterium, the genomic segment CGTCGGCTCTCGCTCGCCGACGTCGTCGCCAACGCCCTGTCCGGCGGTCGGTTGCGCCGCCACCGGACTCTCGCCGACTGCTTCGCCTACCCGAGCGGCGGCACCGGCATGGTGTACGAACGCCTCGCCGCAAGGATCGTCGCGGACGGAGGACGCGTGTTGTGCCGTGAGACCGTGACCGAGATCCTCACCACCTCCGGCGCGGTCACCGGATTGCGACTCGAACACGGCCGTGTCGAAAAGTACGATCGGGTCGTCTCGACGATGCCCCTGACGCACCTTGTCCATGGTCTCGCATCCACTCCTCCCGCGGTGGTCGCCGCCGCTCACCAACTCTCCTTCCGGAACACGATCCTGGTCTACCTGCGGGTGGGGACGCCGCATCTGTTTCCGGACCAGTGGGTGTACGTCCACGACCCCGCCGTCGGCGTCGGTCGGGTGACGAACTTCAACAATTGGGGCCCGCCCGGCGGTCAGTCCCCGTCCGACACCGTCGTGTGCTGCGAATACTGGTGTACTTCCACCGACCCCGTCTGGTCTGCCAGCGATGCCGACTTGCAGCGGTTGGCGGCCGCGGAGATGCGCACGGTCGGCCTGCTCCGCGACCACCCGGTCAGCGACGGGCACGTCGTCCACCTCCCCAGGTCATATCCGGTGTACGAAATCGGCTACCGCCGGCACGTGGAGACGATCGCTCACTTCCTCCGCGGGATCCACGGCCTGACGGTGATCGGACGCTACGGGTCGTTCAAGTACAACAATCAGGACCACAGCATCCTGATGGGACTGTTGGCCGCCGAGAACGTGCTTCTCGACCGGAACCACGACCTGTGGGCCGTCAACTCCGATAGCGACGGCTACCAGGAGTCGGCCACGTTCGACGAATCCGGTGTACTGGCCCACCGCGGCCGGCCAGCCGCCGGCGCGGCGGGCACGGTGGACGTCGAACGCCCCGCCGCCCTGTCGGCGGCTTGACCGGACACCCCGCGCAATCAGCTGGCCTGTGAGCCGGGTGCCGGCGGGTGGCCGGTGCGTTGGCGCCGACGAGGCACTCGGATGCTGCTCGACGACGAAGCCACCCGCCGGCACTACGACGGTATCGTCGGGCACCGCTCGCGACTGTACCGCGAGCGGTTCGACGACGATCTCCTCGAAAACCGGCCGATCGTCGCCCGGATGTTCGAGCGGGCCTTCGCGCGGTTGTATCCCCTGCGCGTCGGCTCGATGCTCGACGTCGGCTGCGGGACGGCCCTGTACTTCCCGATCCTCTGCCGCCACGCCGACCGGCTCGAGGGGATCGATGGCTCGGCGGCGATGATCCGCCGGGCCGAGGCGAACCTCGCCACGCGGGGGCTCGCCAACTGCCGGGTACATGTCGGCAGCGCCACCCGGCTCCCGTTCGCCGATCGATCGTTCGACGCCGTCAACTCGTGGGACTTCCTCCATCACGTCGGCAACCTCGAAGGGACCCTCGCCGAGATCCGCCGCGTGCTCAAGCCCGGGGGTCGGTACGTGGCCGTGGAACCGAACCTCCTCAATCCGTCGATTGCCTGGTACCACGCCCGCCGTCGTTCCGAATGGCGGTTGTTCGCGCGGAACCAATTCACGATCCCACGGCGGCTCGAGGCCGCGTTCGATACCCTGATCGGCTACGACAACACCGTGATCAGCTTCGTCGATGCGCGAACCGAATGGCTGTGGCGGGTCGCAGACGGGTTGACGTCGCTGCCGCCCCTCCGCTGGCTCGCGTTCAGGTATGTTGTCGAATGCCACCTACGCGACGGGCACGACGTCCAGGCGCCGTGACGGATCACGGGCGGGCGTTGAGCGCCCGTCGGCACGCCCTCCGGAGGATCGATGCCATGCCCGTCGACCTCGAGCGCATCGACGACCTGTTCCGCGTCCGCCCCGGGAGGAAGTTCGGCCTCGCCGACCACGATCCGGCCTGGGCCGGCGACCCGAAGGAGCCGGAGAAGAAGCGGCGCGAGAAGGCCGAACAGCTCCTCGCGGCCGACGTCGAGGAACTGGCACGGATGCAGGAGCTCCTCTGGGCGGCCGACACCTGGAGCGTGCTGGCGATCTTCCAGGCGATGGACGCCGCCGGGAAGGACGGCGTCATCAAGCACGTCATGTCCGGCATCAATCCGCAGGGGGTCGAGGTGACGAGCTTCAAGCACCCGTCGGCCGAGGAGCTCGACCACACCTTCCTGTGGCGCTGCATGAAGCGGCTGCCGGAACGGGGCCGGATCGGGATCTTCAACCGCTCCTACTACGAGGAGGTCCTGATCGTCCGAGTCCATCCCGGGTTGCTCGCCGCCCAGCGAATCCCCGGCGTCGAGGCGAAGAAGAAGACCTGGGAGGGGCGGTTCGACGACATCAACGCCTTCGAGCGCCATCTCACCCGCAACGGCACGGTGGTCCTGAAGTTTTTCCTCAACGTCTCGCGGGAGGAGCAGCGGAAGCGCTTCCTGGCGCGGATCGACGAGCCGGCCAAGCACTGGAAATTCTCGGCGTCCGACGTCGCCGAGCGCGGCCACTGGGACGACTACATGGCCGCCTACGAGGCGCTGCTCGCCGCGACGAGTACCGAGCACGCGCCGTGGTACGTCGTGCCCGCCGATCGCAAGTGGGTCAGCCGTGCGGTCGTGGCGGCGGTGCTC encodes:
- a CDS encoding UDP-galactopyranose mutase, which gives rise to MIQGGIRTEASPVTEPSAGGRSAGRIPRRVAVIGSGPAGLTVAWQMARAAIAVDVYEAAAQVGGLSRSIDLWGRRVDLGPHRFFSADPRVNRFWRTVVGDDWHVINRLTRIRFDGKLFAYPLRPLDIVRHLGIGECLRMIVSYAAARVGGQARRGAGNSFEDWVVRRFGRRLFEMFFKTYSEKLWGIPCTRLSHDFAVQRIRRLSLADVVANALSGGRLRRHRTLADCFAYPSGGTGMVYERLAARIVADGGRVLCRETVTEILTTSGAVTGLRLEHGRVEKYDRVVSTMPLTHLVHGLASTPPAVVAAAHQLSFRNTILVYLRVGTPHLFPDQWVYVHDPAVGVGRVTNFNNWGPPGGQSPSDTVVCCEYWCTSTDPVWSASDADLQRLAAAEMRTVGLLRDHPVSDGHVVHLPRSYPVYEIGYRRHVETIAHFLRGIHGLTVIGRYGSFKYNNQDHSILMGLLAAENVLLDRNHDLWAVNSDSDGYQESATFDESGVLAHRGRPAAGAAGTVDVERPAALSAA
- a CDS encoding class I SAM-dependent methyltransferase, producing MLLDDEATRRHYDGIVGHRSRLYRERFDDDLLENRPIVARMFERAFARLYPLRVGSMLDVGCGTALYFPILCRHADRLEGIDGSAAMIRRAEANLATRGLANCRVHVGSATRLPFADRSFDAVNSWDFLHHVGNLEGTLAEIRRVLKPGGRYVAVEPNLLNPSIAWYHARRRSEWRLFARNQFTIPRRLEAAFDTLIGYDNTVISFVDARTEWLWRVADGLTSLPPLRWLAFRYVVECHLRDGHDVQAP
- a CDS encoding polyphosphate kinase 2 family protein — protein: MPVDLERIDDLFRVRPGRKFGLADHDPAWAGDPKEPEKKRREKAEQLLAADVEELARMQELLWAADTWSVLAIFQAMDAAGKDGVIKHVMSGINPQGVEVTSFKHPSAEELDHTFLWRCMKRLPERGRIGIFNRSYYEEVLIVRVHPGLLAAQRIPGVEAKKKTWEGRFDDINAFERHLTRNGTVVLKFFLNVSREEQRKRFLARIDEPAKHWKFSASDVAERGHWDDYMAAYEALLAATSTEHAPWYVVPADRKWVSRAVVAAVLAGTIGRLGLAWPEVTADKKQAIEEARRKLMAE